The DNA sequence GTCAGGAGTGCGCCATCGTGCTCGACACGGTGGTGACGATCGGCGGTTTGGACGGACCTGGGCTCGAGACGATTTATCGACTTTCCACTGTCGCCGTGGACCGCCGGAACCGGATCCACATCGGCCGTTCCCGCCCGCCCTCCGTTTCCGTGTTCGACGAGACGGGTCGTTTCATTCGCTCGTACGGGCGCTCGGGGGAAGGGCCGGGCGAGTACGAATCGATCTCGCACGTCACCGCCGGACCGCAGTACATCCACGTGTTCGACCGGCACCGCGGTCGGACCATGTTGGACTACGATTTCAACGTCGTCCGGGTGGACCCGTTCCCGGGCCAGGTTCACAACTCGGTCGTG is a window from the Gemmatimonadota bacterium genome containing:
- a CDS encoding 6-bladed beta-propeller — its product is MGRRAATVLLPTAAPVAAAQDTLTVSGEVTCQECAIVLDTVVTIGGLDGPGLETIYRLSTVAVDRRNRIHIGRSRPPSVSVFDETGRFIRSYGRSGEGPGEYESISHVTAGPQYIHVFDRHRGRTMLDYDFNVVRVDPFPGQVHNSVV